The Desulfofundulus luciae genome includes the window AATTTTTTGATCGGTTACCGGCTCGAAGTAAGAGGAAGAGTAGGCATGGGGTACAATGGAAAAAAGCCGTGGGACGATTTTCTCTCCCCATTCCCATTGCCCGGTGGTAATATAAATATAGCTTTGCCCTACGGTCATTTGTAAACCATCCACAAAGATTTCATTCCCCCGGGTCCATAGGCCCGGTTGTTCCGCCAGAAAAGTTAGCAAGGCAGGCTTTTTGTCCATATTGCGGGTGAGAATCTCAATACGCACGTTTTGCCACCCGTTATGTAAAATTTTTTAGTACCTATGACTGCGTTTTTTACTTTCATTTTGTCGGTTCTACTATGGTTTCGTCAAGGCGCATTTTGCCGGTGTTTTTACGGAGGTATAAAGCAGGTATGCACCGCCTGTTCCGCAGTGTGCAAACTGTAGCCGATGGCCTTTTGCGGCAGCAGTATCTGTGTAATCGTACTGTGGCCACTACCCTTTTCCTAGCTGCCCACCTGGGCAAGCCGCTGCTGGTGGAGGGACCGGCAGGCGTGGGTAAGACGGCCCTGGCCCAGGCCCTGGCCGGAGCATTAAATACCCCGCTGGTTCGCTTGCAATGTTATCCCGGTCTGGATGAAGCCAAAGCCCTTTACGAGTGGAATTATCAAAAACAGCTACTTTACATCCAGGTTGCTGCTGGAAGTAAGCAGGTATGGGAAGAACTGCGCCAGGATATTTATACACCGGAATTTTTACTGGCCCGACCGCTTTTGAAAGCTTTTTTGTCCGAAAAACCGGTGGTCCTTTTGGTGGATGAAGTGGACAAAAGCGATGAGGAACTGGAAAGCTTTCTTTTAGAGGCCCTTTCCGAGTTTCAGGTTTCCATTCCCGAACTGGGTACCATACGGGCCAGGCATATCCCATTTACTCTGCTCACCAGCAACAGCAGCCGGGAGTTCAGTGATGCCTTAAAAAGGCGCTGTTTGCACCTGTACATCCCCTATCCCACTGCCGAACAGGAGCGGGCCATTGTTGCTTTAAAAGTTCCCGGAATTGATGGACGGCTGGCCGCCCAAGTGGTTGATTTCGTTCACAATCTGCGTCGTTTACCCCTCAAAAAAAGCCCCAGCATAGCTGAAACCCTGGACTTTGCCCGCACCATGCTGCTGCTGGAGGCAAAGCAACTGGAGCTCCGGGTGGTGGCTGAGGCGCTTAATGTCTTGCTGAAATACCAGGAAGACGTGGAAAAAGTCATGACCAAACTGGGGGATTTGCTGCCGGAGGTCCGGGAGGAGGATGGTGCTCCTGCCGCCCAGGGTACCATTCCCCGTGCGGTGGCGGCAGGCGAAGAAACGGAAGAGGAGCCAGGGGGTGTGGACCTGTCCCGCTTCAACTTTTAGATGCGGGGAAATCTAATCGGCTACCACCCTGACCAGCACTTTGCGCTGCCGGGGTCCGTCGAATTCGCAAAAGAAAATCCCCTGCCAGGTACCCAGGACCAACTGGCCGCCGGTC containing:
- a CDS encoding AAA family ATPase; the protein is MHRLFRSVQTVADGLLRQQYLCNRTVATTLFLAAHLGKPLLVEGPAGVGKTALAQALAGALNTPLVRLQCYPGLDEAKALYEWNYQKQLLYIQVAAGSKQVWEELRQDIYTPEFLLARPLLKAFLSEKPVVLLVDEVDKSDEELESFLLEALSEFQVSIPELGTIRARHIPFTLLTSNSSREFSDALKRRCLHLYIPYPTAEQERAIVALKVPGIDGRLAAQVVDFVHNLRRLPLKKSPSIAETLDFARTMLLLEAKQLELRVVAEALNVLLKYQEDVEKVMTKLGDLLPEVREEDGAPAAQGTIPRAVAAGEETEEEPGGVDLSRFNF